The Canis lupus familiaris isolate Mischka breed German Shepherd chromosome 14, alternate assembly UU_Cfam_GSD_1.0, whole genome shotgun sequence DNA window tggacttttttttgagagttgtaacaaatcatcttaagatttgtgtggaatcagaaaagaccccgaatagccaggggaatattaacaatgaaaaccagaactgggggcatcacaatgccagatttcaggttgtaatacaaagctgtggtcctcaatacagtgtggtactggcacaataatagacacacagatcaatggaacagaatacagaacctagaattgggccctcaactctatggtaaACTAATaatcgacaaagcaggaaagactatccatggaaaaaggacagtctcttcaataaatggtgctgggaaagttgcACAGCcagatgctgaagaatgaaactagtccattctcttacaccatacacaaagataaactcaaaacgggtttaatatataaatgggagacaagaatccattcaaatcatagaggagaacacagacagcccCCTCttgaacttggctacagcaacttcttgcaagacttatctttgaaggcaaaggaaacaaatgcaaaaatgaagtattgtgactttattaagataaaaaccttctccacaaaataaaacaaaacaaaacaaaacaaaaaaaccttctgcgcagcaaaagaaacagtcaacaagacTAAATGATAACCTATGttatgggagaagatatttgcagatgacttatCAGTTAAGGGCTAGTATGCAAGGTCTATAAaggacttattaaactcaatagcaaacaatccaacaatccaatcatgaaatgggcaaaagacatgaacagacagttcaccaaagaagacatagacatggccaacagacacatgagaaaatgctccacataactttccatcagggaaatacaaatcaaaaccacaatgagataccacctcacaccagtgagaatggggaaaattaacaaggcaggaaaccccaaatgttggagaggatgtagggaaaggggaaccctcttgcactgttggtgggaatgggaactggtgcagccactctggaaaactgtgtggaggttactcaaaaagttaaaaatagaactgcccaatgacccagcaattgcactgctggggatttaccccaaaggtacaaatacagtgaaatgctgggataactgcaccccaatgtttataacagcaatatccacaatagccagactgcaGAAGAAGCCTTGATACAATGGaaatttactcagccattagaaatgacaaatacccaccatttgcttttacatggatggatctggagggtattatgctgagtgaagtaagtcaatcagagaaggacaaacattatgtggtctcattcatttggagaatataaaaatgagtgaaagggaataaaagggaaggagaaaaaatgagtgaaatatcagtgagggtgacagaacatgagagactcctacctctggaaacgaacaaggggtagtggaaagggaggtgagcggagggttggggtgactgggtgatgggcacttagcggggcacttgatgggatgagcactgggtgatatgctatatgttggcaaattgaactccaatgaaaaaaaggtaatgcaaaaaataaaaaaaagatctgccTAAACTGATAGGTGAAAAATGACACAGGATTAATAAATCCTGTGTAAGGATTATTGATGTCAGAAAGATAGACAACAAAAATTGTCAGAGTAAATAGTAAAGGAAAATGTctaattgagattttattttgataataatatagtaattttaaaagtaaaaaaaagaaaagaaaaaagtcttctgggggaaaaatcaaatttatatagtaatatttatattttatgtaatttatcagacattcatttttttaaattttctaagattttaatgGTATAGTTCAAATATTACTTGCTTaccatttaattatatataagtaCTCTGAACCTGGTAAATCCTCTGTGATCAAAACAATACACTTTAACAATGGGAAATTGGTAGTCTATTAGGCTAATGACTAAAGCTAGAATGTAACATATCTCTTCCATGAAATCTGCAATTCTCCACTCTATGAATAATAGTGTTTGAAATTGTATAAAGTATTACCATGAAAGTTTCAGGGGCAAATGTagttttaggaattttaaaaggttgaccagttttttttttaatttaaaatattatagtgaATAAGATGGTTTATTTTTGTCCTATCACATTTTTCTCAGTGGCACATGGGTCAGAGAGAATTGAAGCAGTAGTTAGACACCAGCATTAAGTTTATGAACAATGGGCACATGTTTAAACAGTTAGATATTGGAATGCTTAGACATCAGAAAAATAGTAATGAATTTAGTATTTAGCAAAAGAAATCAtgttaagaaaatgagaactTATAAAAGGGAAGCCATCATTTCCAAAAGAGAGTTAATCAGAAGTAAAATATTGTTCTATTATACATAACCAAAATATTGCAATGGAtgcatcaaaattcaaaatattattaatgaaagGATAAACATAAAGTGTTTCTATTCACAAGAAGTAGAAGAACAATTTGagacattaaaaaagataatgttaTTTACATCCTGAGCTACCATTTGTAGATACCAGAGTCAAGTTGGAAGGCCATGGATTCTGAACAATATATTGCCAATGAATTGTGTCTGTGTAACAGAGAAATTTGTTCTGGCCTACATATACTCCACCATTAAGGagttttcactcagcataataccctccagttccatccacattgaagtaaatggtaggtatttgtcatttctaatggctgagtaatagacATTCAGATCAATGTTTTCACCATGcataaataatccaaatatccCCAGTAATATAAGCATAAAAGctcttctcaaaattaaaaattagcaaaaattaaTTACAGCCTATCACTTGCCAGCAGTGACTAGCACTTTCAGCTATAttgatagaaaaatgaaattcctaaatgtatacatttcagttaaaataaatttggagaaaaGTGAGGCCAAGAAAAATCTTATGGACAATGAAGACACCACAGAACCTGTATTACTATTTATTACATATACAATTATatcaaaaatactgttttccatttgctCCGTATTTAATAGGTATTAATTGTGAAgaaaatgagtcaattggagaaggacaaatatctTTGTATTTTAGTAGAAATGCTGGCATGCTTTCCTGCTCTTTGAATGAAAGacctcatattttcattttgtgatgTGGCCTGTAAATTATGTAGAGTATGACCTTCCTCCTTCTTCAAAACCTGAGACAGTAAAGACCATTTTTTCACTTACCACTAATGAGCAGTAATAGCAATTTACTTGAGCAGTATGTTCATCTGAGCTGACaggtttttattagtttttaagaGTGGGACCACTTTTGAAAAGTGATTTACCAATGAGGAAAATTGTTCTTAGAAGCTGACTTTCCCCCAATCTCTTTCAATAAAACTATGAAATGTACtgagtggaaaataaaatatatgaaagacaTGATCTAACATGGGGATAATAGTGGCTCCTGAGCATGTGGTTGATTTTCGGTGTGTGGTTATGGGAATGTCCTTGAAATTCATATTCTTAATAACTAAATTGTTGACCCAATCAGGTTATCCTATGACCtcacaatttctttatttctgttgacACATCCAAGTCCTTATACTGATCTTGTGGAGTACCTGACAGGAATCACTTTTCTGTTATTCATTTCCCTAAAAGGGCCATAAAAGTgttatattttattcagaatgttataaaaactttataattcCTGATAATACCTCAACTAAATCATTCTAAAGCTAAGTTAGCctaaattgaaataaattagtAACTGGCACACATAAGTCACAACTCAACCATGAGAAGTTCAAGAAGTTTTCTGACTTTTAGGTAGATCTAGAtattcaggaaacatttatttttctgtttaggtgtataggaaaatagaaaatacgaGAACTATTATGTTGAATGACAGCTTCAGTTAgacagttttaattttcatttctgtgtgaaAAAGGACCATTTCCATTGAGAACACATCAGCAAAAAATGAGTGCAtttgaaattcaggaaaaaatcattatagttttaaaaagttaatgcttgtaatttttaaaagatttatttatttattttaagaaagaaaggaagatacaGTGAGagtaggagagaagcagagggaaagagagagaaagaaaaacagactacctgctgagagcagagctcaatgcagacttaatctcagaaccctgagaacCTGaactgagcccaaatcaagattCCAATCCTTacctgagtcacccaagtgccctgacAGGTCTTGTAATTACATCTATATTTGCAAGACAATTTTGTCCAGGCATGAgtgatttttcttctgattttagtcCCTGCACTGtaagcataaaatatttcaattattataCACTGATGAATGGACTTATAATAGATATCGGGTACATATATGCAAAAAGCTTTGTCTACATTTTTACAAAGCAGGCTCTCTGAATTGATCGCCTCATGGCTCCCATCACCTCCTTGTTTCTCAGGCTGTAGATGATGGGGTTGAGCATTGGAGTCAAGATGGTGTAGAAGACAGCCAAGGCCTTGTCCTCTGTTGGAGATCTAAGTGATCTTGGGCGTAAATAAGTGTAAGCAAAAGGTACATAGTAGAAAGTCACCACAGTTAGGTGGGTGCTGCAGGTGGAATaagctttcttcctcccttctgtaGACTGCATGCGGCAGATAGCTAGGAGGACCCGGATATAGGAAAAAGTAATGCAAATGAAAGGAAACACAAGGAAGAGGATGGTACTGACAAACACTGTGTACTCATAGACCCAGGTGTCCATGCAGGCCAGAGTCAACATGGCTGGGACATCACAGAAGAAGTGGTTGATAGTTCTGGATCGACAGTAAGGTATATGGAAGGCATATGCAGTGTGGGCACAGGAGTTGATTGATCCCATTATCCAAGATCCTGTTATCATCAACATGCACACTTTTTTGTTCATACGAATGGAATAGTGGAGAGGAAAGCAAATAGCCACATAACGATCATAGGCCATAGATATTAGGAGCAATGCTTCTGCTCCTCCTAATGTCAAGAAGAAGAAGCTCTGAGCCCCACACCCAATGAAGGAGATAGACTTGTTTCCAAACACAAAATTGTAAGCCATCTTGGGGACAATTGTGGAGATGTAGTTTAGGTCAATGAGAGAGAGCTGACTGAGTAAGAAATACATGGGTGTGTGGAGATGAGTGTCTAGGAAGATGAGAAGAATCATGGACAGGTTGCCAAACAGAGCCATTAGGAAAACAAGAACGatgacaataaaaaggaacaggcCAATTCTTGTTGATGGGAACAAGCCCAAAAGGATGAAATCAGTTGATGTTTGAGTATAATTTTCCATTGGGCATTGATATAATTTTCCTAAAAGCAGACAGAAAGGTCAAGTATAGATAAAGAAGCTCTGTTTAATGTATCATTCTGGTCATaccatgtattatttaattttaccaaTCTTAAGTGAATAATTGAACTTTcgtattttagaagaaaacaacttatttttctcagtttttattttatttatttatttatttatttatttatttatttatttatttaagttcgatttgccaacatatagtataacacccagtgctcaacccgtccactgaccccctcagtgcccatcactgagtcaccccatccccctggccacctccccttctactacaccttgttcattttccagagttaggagtctctcattttccatcaccctctctttttcccactcattttctcttctttcccctttaatcactttcactattttttatattccctatatgagtgaaaccatttaAATGTTTGATCCAGAGATTAAAATTTGCAGATGCAAGCATTAGTAGCCTGtcttttctaagaaatctttaaagttatttaaaaagccatatatttattaagaattcaTTAGAATAAATATGCTTTACTATTGCACACAAACAATAAGTATTGTGGAAATCAGatgtttattcaaaatatatgcagAGAAAATCAAAGTGAACAcattggtatttattttaagaataaatatttatgattcatAAAGTATCGTTTTTCTTTCACATCTAAGACTTGCTTCTTAAGCTGCAGCAGTCTATAGCTTCTGTTGAGGAGCAATATTTCCTTCTAGAGTTCTCTTTACACAGTAGCATCAAATCAAACATCCTTGAAGTCAGGTAAAATTATTGCTTTCATATGTTCTGAAATCTTGAATGATTCCTTATTATCACGTACCATTTatagaaaatcattattttctgcCTCCTCAGTTTCTGCATGGTATTGTTCAATTAAacacttcaaataaaatatctatacaCCATACTTATGGTAGGTTTCATAAATCTGCCACAGTTCTTCAAAATAGTTTGTTTTacatctctctgtttctttttaattttttaaatttttattttatttatgatagtcatacacagagagagagaggcagagacataggcagagggagaagcaggctccatgcaccgggagcccgacgtgggattcgatcccgggtctccaggatcgtgccctgggccaaaggcaggcgctaaaccactgcactaccagggatccccatctctctgtttctataacatgtatataatatacactaCTCCATGTTGCTCTTTCCTACtcagtttttctttgttgtttttttttaataaattcaaattcacttagccaacatatagtacatgtTCAGTTTaagatgtagtgttcaatgacTTAGTTGTGTATAACAGatagtgctcatctcatcatgagccctccttaatgcccattatcCAGGTACCCCATCTGCCCactcatctcccctccagcaaccttcaatttgtttcccagagttaagagtctctcatgatttgcctccctctccaatttctttccatttagttTTCCCTATCTTTCCCTTTGATCTTCTGCACTGTTATATTCCAcaggagtgaaaccatatgataattgtctttcactgattgacttatttcactcagcataatgccctacAGTTCCATCCATACAAATGTGATTGtatatattcatcctttctgaggactgagtgatattccattgtgtatatagaccacatgtttttttatccgttcatctgtggAAGGATATTTTGGCTCCATCTACAGTTTGGATACTGTGGACATGGTATTTAAACTTCTCAATTGTAGTGTGGAAGTTCAATCacatatatttgtaaattctccctcttatttttttgtatatattttgtattggagttcgatatgccaacatatagcataacaccagtgctcatcctgtcaagtgccctcctcagtgcccgtcacccagtcaccccaaacaacccacctccctttccactacctcttgttaatttcccagagttaggagtctctcatgttctgtcacccacactgatattttccactcaatttctctcctttcccctttattccctttcactagtttttatattccccaaataagtgagaccatataatgtttgttcttctatgATTGACtaacttcattcagcataataccctccggatccatccacattgaagccaatagtgggtatttgtcatttctaatggctgagtaatatgtatagtatatatatactacatcttctttatacactcatcttttgatggacaccaaggctccttccacatttcggctattgtggacatggcagCTAAAAAAATGGGGTACAGGTTTCTTGCCATgtcactgaatctgtatctttggggtaaatccccagcagtgcaattgctggatcataggagagttctatttttatctatttgaggatcctccacaattttccagagtggctataccagtttacattcccaccaagagtgcaagagggttcccctttctccacctcctctccaatatttgttatttcctgtcttgttaattttccccattctcactggtgtgaggtggtaccaaattgtggttttgatttgtatttccctgatggcaagtgatgcggagcattttctcatgtttttcttgGCCTCGTgtgtgtcttctctggagaaatcaCTGTTCATGCCTTttccccatttcatgattggattgcttgtttctttgctattgagtttaataagtcctTTATAGACCTTGCATACTAGCCCTTAACTgctaagatatttgcaaatatattttcccattctataggttgtcttttagttttgttgactgtttcttttgctgtgcagaagcttttaaccTTAATGAAGTCCAAATATTCCAATTTGCTTTTGATTCCTTTGcattcatagatgtatcttgcaaggagttgctgtggccaagttcgaagagggtgctgcctgtgttctcctctaggatttttatggattcttgtctcacatttagatctttcatccattttgcatttctctttgtgtatgatataagagaatggtatagtttcattcttccatATGTGGCTATCGAATtatcccagcactatttattgaagagactgtcctttttccagtggatagtctttccagcttcgtcaaatattagttggccatagaggtgaggacccatttctggattATCAATTCTTTTCcactgacctatgtgtctgttattgtgccagtaccacactctcttgatgggcacagctttgtaatacaacatGAATCTGGATTTGTGATGTcccaggctctggttttcttttttcaatattgccctggctattcggggtcctttATGATTCCacaaaatcttaagatgatttcttccaactctctgaagacagtccatggtattttgatagggattgcattaaaagtgtacaTGACCCtaggtaacattgatattttcacaatattaattcttctaatccatgagcagggaagatttttccatctatttgtgtcttcctgaatttctttcagaagtgttctgtagtttttagggtatagatcctttccctctttggttaggtttattcctagggatcttatgcttttgatgcaattgtaaatgggattgactccttaacttctcttttttcagtctcattgttagtgtttagaaatgccatgatttctgggcattgatttggtatcctgccacagtgccaaattgctgtatgtgttctcacaatcttggggtggagtctttttggtTTTCAAGGTACagtatcatttcatctgcaaagagggagagtttggcttcttctttgccaagttgaatgccttttatttcttttttgttgcctgaattctgaggctaggacttctagtactatgttgaatagcagtggtaggagtggacatccctgtgctgttcctgatcttaggggaaaggctccccatGTTTCCCcactgaaaatgatatttgctgtaggcttttcatagatggcttttaagatgctgaggaatgttccctctatccttacactctgaagagttttgatcaggaatggatgctgtattttgtcaaatgctttctctgcatctattgagaagatcttattgttcttgttttttctcttgttgatatgatccaTGATGCTGACTGCtttactagtgttgaaccagccttgcatcctgttgataaatcttacttggtcctggtgaataatcttcttaatatactgttggatcctattggctactatcttaagaatttttgcatctgtgttcatcagggttatcgatctataattctcctttttggtgaggtctttgtctggttttggaattaaggtgatgctggcctcctagaatgagtttggaagtattccatccatttctatctttcagaacaactttagtagaataggtatggtttctttaaatgtttgatagaattcccctgggaagccatctggccctggacttttgtgtcttgggaggtttttgataactgcttccatttcctccctggttattggcctgttcaggttttctctttcttccatctccaggtttggtagtttgtggttttacAGAAATGCCTCAATgtcttttagattgcctaatttattggcatatagctgctcataatatgtttttaaaatagtttgtatttccttggtattggttgtgatccctcctttttcattcgtgattttgttagagtcttttctttcttgtttttaatatggctggctaatgttttatctgtcttattaattttttcagaaaacaaactCCTGGccttgttgatctgttctacagttcttgtGGTCtgtattttattgagttctgttaaaatcttttttaactctcttcttctgctgggtgtaggatctatttgctgatctttctccagttcctttaagtgcaaggttagcttgtgaaTTTGGGTTcttaccaatattttttttaataaaataattttttattggtgttcaatttaccaacatacagaataacacccagtgctcatcctgtcaagtgtccccctcagcgcccgtcacccactcaccaccacccccagccctcctccccttccaccacccctagtttgttttccagagttaggagtctttatgttctgtctccctttccatatttcccacacatttcttctcccttcccttatattccctttcactattatttatattccccaaatgaatgagaacacacagtttgtccttctctgattgacttaattcacttcacttcataataccctccggttccatccacgttgaagcaaatggtgggtatttgtcatttctaatggctgaggaatattccattgtatacataaaccacatcttctctttcCAATATTTTGAGGGTGCTGTATTGCGA harbors:
- the OR2L3B gene encoding olfactory receptor family 2 subfamily L member 3B, yielding MENYTQTSTDFILLGLFPSTRIGLFLFIVIVLVFLMALFGNLSMILLIFLDTHLHTPMYFLLSQLSLIDLNYISTIVPKMAYNFVFGNKSISFIGCGAQSFFFLTLGGAEALLLISMAYDRYVAICFPLHYSIRMNKKVCMLMITGSWIMGSINSCAHTAYAFHIPYCRSRTINHFFCDVPAMLTLACMDTWVYEYTVFVSTILFLVFPFICITFSYIRVLLAICRMQSTEGRKKAYSTCSTHLTVVTFYYVPFAYTYLRPRSLRSPTEDKALAVFYTILTPMLNPIIYSLRNKEVMGAMRRSIQRACFVKM